The nucleotide sequence ACTCCGGCCAGATTCGCGATGTTCGTCTGCAGCAGGTTCGTGAGTCGGTTCCTCGGTGCGTATTCCTCGAGGTACACCGCGGCGCCCACTCCCAGCGGGAAGGACATCGCGGCCACCAGCGTCAGCAGCCAAAGGCTGCCGAGGATGGCGGAGCGAATCCCGGCCCGGTCGGGGAAGCGCGACGGAAAAGTCACCAGAAAGTCGGGTGATAGCGTCGGCAGCCCGGTCGCCAGGATATGGACGAGCAGGACGAGGAGCGACGCGACCGCGAACGCGACCGCGAACCGGCAAAGCCACTTGAACCGGACGCCCGCGCGACGGCGGGCCGCGACCCGCGGTTCGAAGCGGCCGCTGCGAGGCGGAGCGGCCCCGGGATTCACGGGTGGATCTCCCGAAAACGGCCGATCAGGCGCTGACTCAGGAGGTTCAGGGCCAGCGTGATGAGGAAGAGGAACAGGCCGACCGCGAACAGGGTCCGGTACTCGACCGTCCCGGATGGGGCATCGCCCAGACTCGCCTGCACGATGTACGCCGTCATCGTCTGAACGCTCTCGAGGAGGTCGAGCGTCATCCTCGGCGTGGCGCCCGCGGCCAGCGTCACGACCATAGTTTCCGCGATGGCGCGCGAGACCGCCAGAATGAAACTGGCGGCGATTCCCGGCAGGCCCGCCGGCACCACGATCCGGGTCGAGACCTCGAACCGCGTGGCTCCGAGACTGTACGCGGCCTCGCGCAGGGAGCGGGGGACCGCGCTCAGCGCATCCTCGGACAGGGACGACACCATCGGAAGGATCATGATGCCCACGACGAGGGCCGCGCTTGCGGCATTGAAGACTCCGGCGGCGGGGAAGACCGCGCGGAGAATCGGAGTCACGAAGGCAACGGCGAAATAGCCGTAGACCACGGTCGGGATGCCCGCCAGAATCTCGAGCGCGGGTTTGACGATCCGCTTCGTCCGCCTCGACGCGTACTCACTGAGATAGACCGCCGTCGCCAGACCGGCCGGGAGCGCAACGAGCAGCGCCCCCGCGGCGATGAGGAGGGTCCCGTTCAGGAGCGGGAGGATGCCGAAAGACCGCGGCGCCAGATCCGGAGACCAGCGCGCGCCCGCGAGAAACTCGAGGGGCGACACGTCCGAGAAGAACCCCAGCGACTGCGTGGCGAGTACGACGACGATGCCGACGGTCGTGAGGACGGAGAGCGCCCCGCAGCCAAGAAAGAGCGCTCCCATCACGCGCTCGACGACTCTCGACCGAAGGCTCATCCGGGCCTGCTAGCCGATGCGGGCTCGAAGTGTGGCATACGCTTCCGGTTCGAGCGGCATGTATCCCGCTTCGGGGATCAGGGTCGCCGCGTGGTCGATGTAGAAGCTGACGAAGGCGTTCACTTCGGGCCGTACGAGCGCATCGCGGCGAACGTAGATGTACATCGGACGAGCCAGCGGTGTGTACGTACCGTCGAGGATCGTTTCACGGGTCGGCGCGACGCAACCTCCGCCCGCGTCGACTTCCAGGGCGCGGAGGTGTCCCCGGTTGTCCTCGAAGTAGGCGTAGCCGAAATAGCCCAGCGCACCCGGATCGCCGCTCACTCCCGCCACCAGCACGTTATCGTCCGTGCTCGCCGCGTAGTCGTGCCGGCTGGCTCCCTCCTCGCCCACCACGGCCGCCGTGAAGTAGTCGAACGTGCCCGAGTCGGTATCGGGTCCGTAAAGTCTGAGGTCTTCATCCGGCCAGGCCGGGCGGACCTGGCGCCAATTCACGATATCCGACCCCGGCGTCCATAATCGCCGGAGTTCGGTCACGCTGACGCAGTCGACCCAGTCGTTGGAGGGGTGCACCACGACCGTGAGCCCATCCCATGCGACCTGCAGTTCGACCGGCTCGATGCCGTGTGCCGCGCAGGACGCGGCCTCCGCATCGTTGATGCGCCGCGATGCGTTGGCGATCTCCGTTTCGCCGTTGCAGAACCTCTGAAATCCGCCGCCGGTTCCGGATACTCCCACCGATACGCGCACCGCGCGCCGGTAGGCGATCTGAAACTCCTCCGCCATCGCCTGACTGATCGGAAAGACCGTGCTCGAGCCATCGATCTCGATCAGGCCCGACAGGCTTCGGTCCGAGTCGGCGCCGCAACCCGCAAGAGAAACGGCCGCCAGCGCGGCCCATGCCGTTCCGTGGACCCATGCCGTTCCGGGGTGCAGCGGCCGGTCACGCCGGGACATGGAAGCTCTTCCGCTTCGAGAGCCGGGCCGCGTTCGGGAGCGTGAACCACACCGTCGTTCCACGGCCGAGGGCGCTCTCGATGCCGATCTCGCCCCCGTGCGCCTCCACGAAGTGTTTCACGATCGCGAGTCCGAGCCCGGTCCCGCCACGTGCCCGCGAACGCGCCGGATCCACCCGGTAGAAGCGTTCGAACACGCGTTCGACGTGAACGGATGCGATCCCGGGGCCTCGGTCGGAGACTTCCACGCGCTGCAAGCCGCCGGCCGGTCGAATACGGACCGCGATCGCCGGGTCTTCGTCGCTGTAGCGTGCCGCGTTGTCGAGCAGGTTGCGCATGATCTGACGGACCGCATCGGGATCCGCCCACGCGGGCTCTTCCGTTCCGGATACGCGCAGGTCGAGGTCGGCGGCGCGAACCCTCGGCGACAGCGTGTCCCACACTTCTCCCGCGATAGCTCCGACCGAGACGGCCTCCGGCTCGGGGCTCCAGCTGCCGGACTCCAGCAGCGAGAGATCCAGGAGATCCTCGACCAGGTACCGCATGCGCGTCGCGTTGGCGAAGATGCGCCGCGCAAAATCACGTGCCTGGCCGACTTCGAGGCCCCCCTCCACCAGCGCCTCGGCGAAGCCGACCACACTCGTCAGCGGTGTCTTGAGTTCGTGCGACACGTTCGCCACGAAATCGCGGCGGACCCCTTCGAGGCGTCGCATGACCGTGAGATCGCGGAGTACGATGATCGCGCCCGACCGGTGAGGGCGGGCCGACATCAACACCGTGTGCTCACCGAGTTCGACCTCCGCCGTCGTGGATTCGCCGCGCCGCGATGCGCTCACCGCTTCGGCGATCCTGGGAGAACGGAACAGCGTGCCGATGCGAGTCCCGGGTGCCACCTCACGTCCCGCCCAGCGTTCGAAAGCCGGGTTGCAGAGGCTCACGAGCCCTTCCCGGTCGATGAACGCGAGTCCATCCTCCAACCCGTCGAACAGAACCCTCAGGTCGCCGGACTCGCGTTCGGATACCTGCAGGCGATGGCGTATCCGACCGGCCATGCGGTCGATCGCTCGACCCAGGGAACCGACCGAGTCGGAGCCGACCGGACCGACCGGGGGACGGAGGTCGCCGGAAGCGATGCGGTCGACGGCTTCCCGCGCCTGTCCGAGTTCGATCTCGACTCTTCCGGCCACGAAGCGGGCGGCCGGCCACAGCAGGAGCAGGATGCCACCCAGAACGGCGGATGCGACCGCCACCCCCGTCGCGTCCAGCCGGAAAATGAACCAGGCGGCGAAGTACGTCACCGCGAGCACGGCGGCCGACGCGAGGAAGAAGCGGTTTCCCAGCCTCACCGAACGGGCTCCGTCACCGAACGGGCTCCGCCGCGCGTACTACTTGTCCAGCGCGCGGAATCGGTAGCCGATCCCGCGAACCGTTTCGATCAGGGACGCTGCGCCCCCGAGCTTGGTCCGCAGCCGTGCGACGTGCATGTCCACCGTGCGCGTTTCGATTGCGGCGTTCGTGTCCCAGACGGCCTGGAGCAGTTGACGGCGGGTCTGGACGCGTCCCCGTCTCTCCAGCAGGACTTCGAGCAGACGATACTCGAGTCGCGTCAGGTCGACCTCGACCCCCTCCGAGAAGACCCGATGCGCCTCCCGGTCGAGTTCCACCGGCCCGACCGAGATTCTCCTCGACGCGGACACGGGCTCCGCCTTCGACCGGCGCAGGAGGGCCTCGACGCGGAGCGTGAGTTCGCGCGCGCTGAAGGGCTTCGTGATGTAGTCGTCCGCACCAACCTCGAAGCCCTTGACCCGCTCGTCTTCCTCCCGCCGCGCCGTGAGCAGAATGACGGGCGTCGAGCTTGTGCGCTCGCCGCGCCGGAGGCGCTGCAGCACCTCGTATCCGTCGATTCCCGGCAACATGAGATCGAGGATGATGAGGTCCGGCTGCTCGGCCTGCGCGGTAGTCAGCGCGCCCTGCCCGTTCACGGCCGTGGTGACCCGGTATCCTTCCCGGCTCAGGTGATAGACGAGCACGCTCAGGATGTCCGGTTCATCATCCACAACCAGGATCTGTGCGTCCGGCATCTCACGTTCCGCGTCAAGGGGTCTCAGGAATCCTGAGCCTCGTCTGCCGGCGGTATCGTAACACTTTCGTAACCATCTCGTGAACGCCCCTCGGAGCCGCCGCATCCGCCCGCCCCGGGGGGCTCCGGCGTGCTTCCTTCCGCGTGACGCAGCGTGTTTGAACCCGTGACGAACATGTGACGTTCCCTTGCCTGGAGACGTTACCGAACCCGCCTATCCTCCGCTCCGGTAGCAGTTCCGTGCAGCAGGATCCCGAAGAATCCCGGAGCCCCCGGAGCCAATGAAACTCACAAGACGACAGCGCAAACCCCGGCACAGGGCCGGTCTCGGCGTCCTTTCCGTCCTTCTCCTGCTCGGCCACGCGGGTGCGTCCGCGGCCCAGGAGGTGTCGCCCGGCCGACTCTCCGGTCGAATCGTGGATGAGGATACGGCGAGGCCGCTGAGCCTGGCGCAGATCTCCATCCCGTCGCTGAACCTGGGAACCCTGAGCGACGTCGACGGTCGCTGGACGCTTCGGGCCATACCGGCCGGGAAATACGAAGTCGTCGCCCGCCTCATCGGCTACGCGAGCAAGACGATTACCGGCGTGCTGATCGTTTCCGGAGAGGCCGCGACCATCGACATCTCGCTGCCGGCCCGGGCGATCGAGCTGAACGAGCTATCGGTCACCGTGGCGGACCAACGCGGCACGGCCGCCGCGGTCCTCCAGAACCGGCGGACCGCGGCGGCGGTGACGGACGCGATCGGACGCGAGCAGATCTCCGACTCGCCCGACTCCGACGCGGCCGCGGCGATGGCGCGCGTCCCGGGCGTCTCCATCGTGAACAAGAAGTTCGTCTTCGTGCGCGGCCTCGGCGAACGCTACGGCAACACGACGCTCGACGGCGCGGTCATGCCGTCCCCGATCGCGGACCGCAAGGCGGTCCCGCTCGACCTCGTCCCGGCCAGCTTTATCGAGAACGTCTCGACCTCGAAGAGCTATCTGCCGCGGCAGCCGGCCGACTATGCCGGCGGGCTGGTCCAGATTGAGACGCGCAGGGTCCCGGGAGAGAACTTCTTCAAGGTCGGGATCGGCGGCGGAGCGGAGTCGGCGACGACGGGCAAGGGGGGGCTCGACTACGCCGGCGCCGGGCTCGACTTCCTCGGCATCGATGACGGGCGCCGCGGGCTGCCCGACATCGTGCCGACGGACCGGGCGGTCAACCGCGCGAACTTCACCCGCACCGAGCTGGAGGAGATCGGAGAAGCGTTTTCTCCGGGCTGGGCCGGCACGCCGCGCGACCTCCCCTTCGGACAGAGCGGCGAACTCGCCTTCGCGACCGAGTTCCCGCTCGCCTCGAAGAACCTGGGGATCCTCGCGACGGCGCACTGGGACGACTCGTGGAACCGGCGCGACGGTTACGTGGAACGCGTGTTCGCCTCCTCCGGCCTCGCGGACCCGGAAGTGGACTACGCGGGCGACCAGTCCACGCGTACCGTCACGCTCGGCGGCCTCCTGAACGCCGACTACCCGCTCGCGCCGAGCCACCGCATTTCCTTCAGCGGACTCCTGAATCGCGTCACGGAGGACCAGGCGCGCGTCCTGCAGGGGTTCAACCTCGACTCCAACACGGACCAGCGGAACACGCGGATCCAGTACGTCGAGAACTCCCTCGTCCAGGGTCGCCTGAGCGGGAAGCACTACTTCAACGCCTTCGGCGGCACGACGGCGGAGTGGAAGGCCGCGTACTCGCGGGCAAGCCGCTACGAACCGAACACCCGCGAGGTCCTGTACCGCGAGTCGGGCGGCGTCTTCCTGTGGGACAACTTCATCCAGAGCGGCAGCATCTTCCATCAGGACCTGACGGAAGACGCGATCAACCTCAACGTCGATGTGCAGTTCCCGGTCCGCGTGAACGGGCGGGCGGGGACGATCGAGGTCGGCGCCGCGACCCTCGCGCGCGACCGCGACGTGCTCAGCCGACGCTTCCGGTTCATCCCCAACCGGTCGATCCCGGATGACGTCAAGGCCGCGTCGCCCGACGGGATCTTCTCGCCGGAGAACATCGGCCTCGGCCCGCGGCAGTTCGAGATCCAGGAGGCCACCTTCCGCCCCGACAACTACGTGGCGGATCAGATGACGACGGGCGCCTACGTGATGGCGGACGTCGAACTGCTGCCGCGCGTCCGCTTCGCCGGCGGGGCTCGCATCGAGCGCAGCAGGCAGGTCGTGGAGCCGGTGGATGTCTTCACGAAGGGCGTCGAACCGCTCGCGGGCGCCGAACTCGACGATACCGACATCGTGCCCGGCGCCACCCTCACCTGGGCGGCGGGCGACCGGGTCAACCTCCGGGCCGCCGCTTCACGCACGCTGGCGCGGCCCGAGTTCCGCGAGTTGGCGCCGTTCTCGTTCGCCGACTTCGCCGGCGGGTATCTCGTCGTCGGGAACCCGGTGCTTCAGCGCTCGCGGATCACGAACTTCGATCTGCGCTGGGAGTGGTTCCCCCGGCCCGGTGCGGTCATCGCGGTGAGCGGCTTCTACAAGAAGTTCACGGACCCTATCGAGGAGGTCGTGTTCCCGAGCAGCGAGTTCATCAAGAGCTGGCTCAACGCCGGGACGGCGAACAACCTCGGGACCGAATTCGAGGTGCGTTCCAACCTCGGCTTCCTCTCCGAATCGCTGGAGAACTTCGCTCTGAATCTGAATCTCACCCTCGTCGACTCCGAGGTGGAGACGGGAAGCGTGGCCCAGATCTTCGTCCCCGGTTCGGGACCGCTCGAAATCGACATCGTGGGGCAGAAGCGGCGCCTCCAGGGCCAGTCGCCCTACGTCGTCAACGCGGGCGCGAACTGGGCCAGCCCGTCGGGCCGGACATCGGTGTCGCTCCTCTTCAACCGCTTCGGCCGGCGCATCAGCCAGGTGGGCAGCCAGTTCCTCGAAAGCGTGTTCGAGGAGGCCCGGAGCCAGTTCGACCTGGTCTTCGAACAGGCGGTCGGGCCGCGGATGTCGGCCAGGCTGAGCGCCACCGACCTGCTCGCCGCCGACTACCGCTTCACGCAGGGCGGCGACCTCCTCCGCGGCTGGCGGCCCGGGCGGGCCTTCTCCGCCGGGCTGACCTGGCAGCCCGCGGGCGACCGCTGACGATCGGGAGAAAGAAGAATGAGAAAGCTCGCGCTGACCGGCCTGCTCCTGGGGGGCCTCCATCTGGGGTGCGGAGGCGACGGGGACCTGCTTTCGCCGAGGCCGCCGGCGCCGCCGGCCGGCGTCGCGACGCTGTCCGGCACGATCACGCAGTCGATGACGCTCGACCCTGCCCTCACCTACCGCATCCAGGGCACGACGATCGTTGAGGACGGGGCTACGCTCACGATCCCGGCCGGAACGCTCCTGCTGGGCGACGTGGACTACTCCGGTTCCGCGCTGATCGTCCGGCAGGGCGGTCGGTTGGTGGCGCGCGGGACCGCGGACGCACCCATCGTGTTCACGAGTTCGAACCCCGCGGGCACCCGCCGCCGCGGCGACTGGGGCGGTGTCGTCCTCAACGGCCGCTCGAACTGCAACTTCCCGTCGGACGAGTGCGTCGGCGAAGGCAACTCGGGCCCCTACGGCGGAACCGAGACGGACGATGACAGCGGCGAACTCAGCTATGTGCGGATCGAGTACGCCGGGTACGAGGTGAGTTTCGGCAACGAACTGAACGGCCTCACCCTGAACGGCGTGGGTTCGGGCACCCGGCTCCACCACATCCAGTCGCACTTCGGCTCGGACGACGGCATCGAGTTCTTCGGCGGTACGGTCGACCTGAAATATGCCTACGTCACCGGCGCCTCCGATGACTCGTTCGACTATTCGACGGGCTGGCAGGGCCGCGGGCAGTTCTGGGCCGCGCAACAGGACCCGCACGATGCGGACAACGGCTTCGAGGTCGACGGGAACGAAGAGGACTTCGACGCCGTGCCGTTCACCGACCCGACGATCTACAACGTCACCCTGGTCGGCAAGGAGGCCGGGACGGGTTCCGCGGGCGAGAGTTCGCGAGGGATCATCTTCCGTCGCGGCACGGCCGGGATGCTCTACAACGCCGTGATCCTCGGATTCGAGAAGGGGTTCGATGTCGACAACGAAGAGACGGCGG is from Candidatus Palauibacter scopulicola and encodes:
- the pstC gene encoding phosphate ABC transporter permease subunit PstC; the protein is MSLRSRVVERVMGALFLGCGALSVLTTVGIVVVLATQSLGFFSDVSPLEFLAGARWSPDLAPRSFGILPLLNGTLLIAAGALLVALPAGLATAVYLSEYASRRTKRIVKPALEILAGIPTVVYGYFAVAFVTPILRAVFPAAGVFNAASAALVVGIMILPMVSSLSEDALSAVPRSLREAAYSLGATRFEVSTRIVVPAGLPGIAASFILAVSRAIAETMVVTLAAGATPRMTLDLLESVQTMTAYIVQASLGDAPSGTVEYRTLFAVGLFLFLITLALNLLSQRLIGRFREIHP
- a CDS encoding PstS family phosphate ABC transporter substrate-binding protein → MSRRDRPLHPGTAWVHGTAWAALAAVSLAGCGADSDRSLSGLIEIDGSSTVFPISQAMAEEFQIAYRRAVRVSVGVSGTGGGFQRFCNGETEIANASRRINDAEAASCAAHGIEPVELQVAWDGLTVVVHPSNDWVDCVSVTELRRLWTPGSDIVNWRQVRPAWPDEDLRLYGPDTDSGTFDYFTAAVVGEEGASRHDYAASTDDNVLVAGVSGDPGALGYFGYAYFEDNRGHLRALEVDAGGGCVAPTRETILDGTYTPLARPMYIYVRRDALVRPEVNAFVSFYIDHAATLIPEAGYMPLEPEAYATLRARIG
- a CDS encoding ATP-binding protein yields the protein MRLGNRFFLASAAVLAVTYFAAWFIFRLDATGVAVASAVLGGILLLLWPAARFVAGRVEIELGQAREAVDRIASGDLRPPVGPVGSDSVGSLGRAIDRMAGRIRHRLQVSERESGDLRVLFDGLEDGLAFIDREGLVSLCNPAFERWAGREVAPGTRIGTLFRSPRIAEAVSASRRGESTTAEVELGEHTVLMSARPHRSGAIIVLRDLTVMRRLEGVRRDFVANVSHELKTPLTSVVGFAEALVEGGLEVGQARDFARRIFANATRMRYLVEDLLDLSLLESGSWSPEPEAVSVGAIAGEVWDTLSPRVRAADLDLRVSGTEEPAWADPDAVRQIMRNLLDNAARYSDEDPAIAVRIRPAGGLQRVEVSDRGPGIASVHVERVFERFYRVDPARSRARGGTGLGLAIVKHFVEAHGGEIGIESALGRGTTVWFTLPNAARLSKRKSFHVPA
- a CDS encoding response regulator transcription factor, giving the protein MPDAQILVVDDEPDILSVLVYHLSREGYRVTTAVNGQGALTTAQAEQPDLIILDLMLPGIDGYEVLQRLRRGERTSSTPVILLTARREEDERVKGFEVGADDYITKPFSARELTLRVEALLRRSKAEPVSASRRISVGPVELDREAHRVFSEGVEVDLTRLEYRLLEVLLERRGRVQTRRQLLQAVWDTNAAIETRTVDMHVARLRTKLGGAASLIETVRGIGYRFRALDK
- a CDS encoding TonB-dependent receptor produces the protein MKLTRRQRKPRHRAGLGVLSVLLLLGHAGASAAQEVSPGRLSGRIVDEDTARPLSLAQISIPSLNLGTLSDVDGRWTLRAIPAGKYEVVARLIGYASKTITGVLIVSGEAATIDISLPARAIELNELSVTVADQRGTAAAVLQNRRTAAAVTDAIGREQISDSPDSDAAAAMARVPGVSIVNKKFVFVRGLGERYGNTTLDGAVMPSPIADRKAVPLDLVPASFIENVSTSKSYLPRQPADYAGGLVQIETRRVPGENFFKVGIGGGAESATTGKGGLDYAGAGLDFLGIDDGRRGLPDIVPTDRAVNRANFTRTELEEIGEAFSPGWAGTPRDLPFGQSGELAFATEFPLASKNLGILATAHWDDSWNRRDGYVERVFASSGLADPEVDYAGDQSTRTVTLGGLLNADYPLAPSHRISFSGLLNRVTEDQARVLQGFNLDSNTDQRNTRIQYVENSLVQGRLSGKHYFNAFGGTTAEWKAAYSRASRYEPNTREVLYRESGGVFLWDNFIQSGSIFHQDLTEDAINLNVDVQFPVRVNGRAGTIEVGAATLARDRDVLSRRFRFIPNRSIPDDVKAASPDGIFSPENIGLGPRQFEIQEATFRPDNYVADQMTTGAYVMADVELLPRVRFAGGARIERSRQVVEPVDVFTKGVEPLAGAELDDTDIVPGATLTWAAGDRVNLRAAASRTLARPEFRELAPFSFADFAGGYLVVGNPVLQRSRITNFDLRWEWFPRPGAVIAVSGFYKKFTDPIEEVVFPSSEFIKSWLNAGTANNLGTEFEVRSNLGFLSESLENFALNLNLTLVDSEVETGSVAQIFVPGSGPLEIDIVGQKRRLQGQSPYVVNAGANWASPSGRTSVSLLFNRFGRRISQVGSQFLESVFEEARSQFDLVFEQAVGPRMSARLSATDLLAADYRFTQGGDLLRGWRPGRAFSAGLTWQPAGDR